TTCTCGGTTTGATTCAGGGTTTAGGCGGCGGTGATGATCGGTGCTCCGATCTAGGGTTTGGTACAGCATCTGAAAATGGGTCGGAACAAAAGGCTGAGCCTTCAAAGCCATCGCTCAAAGTACGCATAAAGATCGTGAAGCGAAACGTTGATGGTACCTTGATCAAACCCAGTTCAGATGAAGTGAAACTGATCAAGCCCTCATCAAATGAGAATAACTCGATCAAGCCGGAAACGTGTGTTGATAAAGTGGCAGTTTCCTGTGTTGGTGAAGCTAAATCGATCAAGGCGAAACCATGTTTGGATGAAGTGGCAATTGAAGCAAAGCTTCAGGCCACAAAGAGAAAGTTTCATGATCGATATGAAGAAATTGAGAACAGTAAGAAGCAGAGGAGGATACAAGTCTTGAACTATCTTCCCAACCAAGACTTCAAGGTTGGATGCCCTACCAATACTAAACCACAGGGGAAGAAACTTGGAAACCATTGTCTACAGTCCTCGGCGAGAAGGCGGGTGGCAAATAAACTGGGTTTTCAAAGTAATAGGATAGTCAGTGCTGCCCACTGAAAGTGTTTTTCTATGTTGCCCTAAATTGTATCTTGTCATCTTGTGAATTATGTTCAATGAATGGGAAAACCCCTTTTTGCAATTACTCTCTGAGTAGTGAATTTATATTCTTGTTGATCAAATTCATATATTTCAGATTGATAGTATTGGTTACACTGTCTCAATTTTCTGCAAATAACTGATTGAAAATTTGATTATAACAGAGAATGCTAAGAGATTCAGAAAACATTAAGCTTCTCAAGCTGTAATGTTTTCATCTCTGACATCTTTCGAGAGAATTGGAAATATACAGAGAAATACTATACTATAAGTTGTATGAGTCTGCACTCTCAATCCTATGGTAGCACTAGTGCTTATCAGTCCCAGTTCAGGATTGTGAAGTCGCAAAAATTATTAGTGTACGTTCTCTTAGTTTCTGTATTTTTGGGGTTAAAGAATCGGTCCTGATCGAACTTCTTGTCGGAATTAAGAATAGGGCCCGCATATAAAATTCAGCCATAACAAAAGAATGAGGAGTTACTATAGTTGAGTTGCTATAATATAAAAATGTTGATAGCATTTGCTATTCAGATTCAGCCTCATAGCTAAGCCTAGCAAAGCATTAAGAAGATAAACTCCATGAAAATGGTTCCGAAATACTCCATACAATGTCACTGCTAGTGTCAAGCAAGCAATGTATCTTCTTGTTTGGATGATAGTCATGGGAAGCGGTTCATAGGTCGACTTGCTAATATTATTCCACTTGTTTTCTAGTCGAAAAGAATATCCATTGGCGTCGAAGAATCTCCAATGCAGTCATGTAGTTGTGAAGAAGATGAGCACCAAACTTGTATTTCCATGCACATTGCAAGATCAGTTGCTTCCTATTGCCTGAAAATATACATACCTGCAATGTAGACATTGTCACAATGGAAGGCTCTGTCTGCTGATCCTGTCCATCGAATATTTAAAAGCTATGAAGCACATGTCACTAGTGTACGTGTTAGCGCTACAGCTTTGATTAAGCCGTGGGTACGTTTTATAGCACAACTACAGTAGTCACTATGGTCATCAACTATCACATTGGCTAGCAAGGTCTGCTCATGGATCATAGCCATCAACTATCACATTGGCTAGCGAGGTCTGCTCATGGATATATCTAATGCGTAAAGGGTGTCATTTACTTGAAGTGTAAATCCAAGTTAAGTTTGGGCAGTTGCCTGCCACCATGAGACCTGTTGAAGTGTTGATGATGATGCTTCAAGTATTAGAGACTGGTGGATCGTCATCGTCTATTGATGAAGATGGCGTGTCTCCTGGTGAAAGATCGATACTGCAGTGAAAGGTTGAAAGATCGATACTGCAGTGAAAGGTTGTAGTCTTGGTCCAAGTGGTACTAGTACTACTGCTGCTTCTACTGCTACTACAGTTGGATTAAAACAAGCACAACGATCTGACTTAGTTTTGTGCTGGCAGAATATTCTGATACCTGCCATTATTACATATGCAATATACACCAAGCAAGATGTTGCTCTTCCTCCCACTCCTCAAGCTTATGGCTTTGCAAGGGACGGTTCTTTTGTGATCGCTACTATACCTGCCGATCGATTAGTACTAGTCCTAGTTCAACCTGCATCCATCGTAATGCTGATAACCGGTGAATTGTTTGTGGGAATAAACTCAAATATATTATCGACTTCGGAATAAAAGTCCTAATTtcaagttttcttttcaataacAGTCCTAAATTCGAGTCGAGTATGTTTCCCCTCCCATGTATGATTTTCATTCAAACGTTTGTTCACTTGTAGATACCACCTGTTAAGTAATTAATAAAGAAGGCAAGACTTGGTGCTGGGTCACTCGTGGTCGTTGGCTTTGCTTTATGTTAGGAGTAAACAAATTCTTAACTGTAGTATGTCGTGTTTGTTGGCTTTACCTCCTGATCACCAGGCACCTTTTTTTGGGTCCCTTTGGTCATCATTCACGTTGACATCGAAGAAATAGTACGCTACAGAGCTTTACCTAGCTATACTTGTACTCAGTACATGTTATGTGCAATGCACCACTCAATACTCTTTGTTAGATATTGCGGTTACAATATTGTGGCAATCTTGACACGATATGTCATGAATTGAAAGAGTTTGCTATAAAGCGCTTTACCTTTACCATCATCTAGTACGTGTTAATGTGTGATATGCAATGCACTACCCAATACGTCTTATTAGACATTGAGGTATATTATTGTGACAATTTTGATATGACATGCCAcgtaaaaaaaattatgaaaatgcATTTTGAACCTAGGGAAATCAATCCCGAAactttggttaaaaaaaaaaattgtctgaAACCATGATTTCTCACTCAAAATCATGTGCTGGTCAATATAGATACCACCCATGTACCTGAAGGTGTAAACAAATTCTCAACCGTAGTATGTCGGGGCCATTGCGTGGGTCGACTGAACTTTAAAGGTTGTAGGCTGTGGCAACAAACAATCTCTCCGAATACAAATACATTAATCCTCTCCAGATAATTGCATTTGGTATATAGATATAGCTAGCTAACAACGAGTCAttgattagctagctagctatatcTATATACCAAATGAGGTTTTCCAAAATACCTCTGTTTTATTTCTCTTTTGAACTAATTGCATCTGTACCCCTTTCAGGACACCAGTTCGACTGGTGTTGGAAAGAAATCATGAAATCTTAACGATGAGGTATTCTAAAATACATTTGTTTTTTGCTTCTGCAGCACTAAAAACCGCCATGAAATCAAATGGGAGGATTTTGAAATGTACGTACAAGCTGGCTACAAGAACAAAACATGGCCGGTGAATTCCATTAATTAATGAGTACGTAAAAGAGTAAAACAAATCTCCGACTGCAGACATCAATATAATATGACGAAGATTTTACTAGAATATGGGAAAAGTAGAATATTCAGCATGATTTATATATTACAGAAACATGCAATCTTGTAGTTATCATTGACAGCGACGTCACCTATGTACTATCTAAATTCTGAACCCATATATACAGTCAGTTATGCAAATAAGCATATCTGTACGATTTTGAAACCCTATATATATGCGTCCATAGTTAGCCAAGACCTCATACAAATTTACAAGAGGCTAACAGTTCAGACATACAAGTGAGACTGTTCAGAGGGATCACTTGAGCTAGCTAGCTTGACTAACATGGCACGAGTTAGTACTGCTCTGGTGTTGATtgccttcttctttgtttttccgAGCATGGTTTTGGCGACACAATATGTTGTTGGAGATGATTTAGGCTGGAGTGGTGATGCTGATTACGAGGGTTGGGTTGCTGACAAAACTTTCTTTGTTGGAGATGTTTTAGGTGTGTGTATTTTCTTGGTTTGGTGTATATAtaaatatctatatctatagtgGTGTTTGTTATGTGGAAATTTACCTCACTacattttggttttttgtttccaCAGTTTTCAATTACGTTGCAACTGACCACAACGTTGTTATAGCTACTAATGGTGACAATTATGACAATTGTGTTGCATCTCCAAACTTTGGTGTGTACGACAGTGGGAATGATGCAATAACATTGAATGAAGCTGGAACTTACTACTtcttatgttcatatcattgcGACTATCTGCAACAGAAAGTTATGGTCACTGTGAACTAGATGAGAAAATTTTACTCCATCGAACAATTTGGTTGAGCTCAAACGCTTCTCACAGATTTTTATGATTAAGTAAtttgtaatttgtttttttttttaataaataatctCTAATGTGAGGTCCCAAAAAATTTCAGTAtattttcaataattatttTTCACGTTTGGGAAATTGTCGAGATCAATAAGGAAGTCGATAAATATTTTCTTGTGCAAATTGAATTAATGATATTTACTTTGGGTATAAAAGTCACTTTTGGCGTGGATCACATTAGATTTGAGCTAATCCATCAAGCTCTGTTATAATAGACATCGTATTATGAAGACAATAAACCATTATTGACCGTAGGTTGAGATGGCATGGCTATTATTCCAAATTTTATGATAAATAATTTGTGTTCCTCTAAATCTATTAATAACTTTTACTGTTTGATTGTTTTCTAATATTGAGCCTAAACGTGGTCTTatgtatactttttttttttttttttttttgtgaaatttattaaagaaaagaaggttACAAAGAGAAAGGAGGTAGGACAGGCATAAGAAGCGCCGCTAGCCTcctaacaaaagaaaacaaattaacgAAAACGAAAATTAGGAAGACCTAAATGGTCCCTATTACAATGACTCATCATAAAATCAGGAGTTGAATCCCACCAAGTAAAGCCATCTGATGAAGCACCATAGTTGGCAAGGGCATCAGCAGCTTGATTGCCTTCACGAAAGATATGGCTAGATTTGAAATGCATTTGAGAGATACGATGCAAGCAATTGCTCCACTGCACACGAAGCCTCCAAGGCACCAGATGAGGAAAACGGAGAAAAATAAGTATAAGGGAAGAATCCACCTCTAACCATACATACTTCCAATCTCTAACCCAAGCTAGTTCAATAGCCTTAATGACCGCCATGACCTCTGCTGCCACAGAACTAGGGATATCAAGAGTAGAAGAGAAAGCACCTATAACCAAGCCTTTGTAGTCTCTATAAACACCACCATAGCAAGCCTGGTTGGAGTCCAATTTCCATGCACCATCAGTATTAACTTTGATCCAACCAAAAGGGGGGGTTAAGCAGTTTACTTCAATAATTCGAGGGGCCCGACGAGGTTTGCATATAGCGCCCATTCTTTTAATGACACAAAGCTCCTACACATTATTGAACATGCAACCCGAAGACAACCGACTTAAGGCTGCAACATGACTAGAAATTAACCGGCAAGCTTGTGACACACTAACTTCAATACCCTCATAACGAGCTCGGTTTCTGCAATGCCAAATGAACCAAAGAGTCGATGAAAAACAAGCAATCCAAAGATCCTGAAATTGAGGACTGCGTCCCGCTGACAACCCCATATTCAAAAGAGCAAGAATAGAGATTGGAACACCATGAAGCTCA
This portion of the Rosa chinensis cultivar Old Blush chromosome 1, RchiOBHm-V2, whole genome shotgun sequence genome encodes:
- the LOC112178370 gene encoding blue copper protein 1a, with the protein product MARVSTALVLIAFFFVFPSMVLATQYVVGDDLGWSGDADYEGWVADKTFFVGDVLVFNYVATDHNVVIATNGDNYDNCVASPNFGVYDSGNDAITLNEAGTYYFLCSYHCDYLQQKVMVTVN